From Lolium perenne isolate Kyuss_39 chromosome 5, Kyuss_2.0, whole genome shotgun sequence, a single genomic window includes:
- the LOC127298915 gene encoding transcription factor NIGTH1 isoform X3 encodes MVPSSAVSKDCGGTGEDQHQGMRAMAARTATDSLRAAVARSGAAEKAARLEECARSLEAEKAKMEVFRRELPISVHLIADVIEWLKDEVAQYRKRPAPDQLLAAAPSPSPSAKRKAEGVKTEADATDKRSWMSSAQLWTCGSHSTASTSTSNGGSDRKQAQKVSSAFMPLNGMPVFAKSSEVPEAATMAVPDLSLSSPAIDVPGPAAPSANSSAVTDAGEQQRQQSRKARRCWSPELHRRFVAALQRLGGPHVATPKQIRDMMKVDGLTNDEVKSHLQKYRLHTRRKSNGDRQQRSAGVWPPPEQYTTSQHSTSQPGSPLHLTTGSSRDVSATAGDSCDGGEEEDGKSASFSWEMQQNGTKAASSSSS; translated from the exons ATGGTGCCGTCGTCCGCGGTCAGTAAGGACTGCGGCGGAACGGGGGAGGACCAGCACCAGGGGATGCGGGCGATGGCGGCGAGGACGGCGACGGACTCGCTCAGGGCGGCCGTGGCAAGGTCCGGCGCGGCGGAGAAGGCGGCCAGGCTCGAGGAGTGCGCAAGGAGCCTCGAGGCcgagaaggccaagatggaggTCTTCCGCCGCGAGCTCCCCATCAGCGTCCACCTCATCGCCGACG TGATCGAGTGGCTGAAAGATGAGGTGGCCCAGTACCGGAAGAGGCCGGCGCCGGACCAGCTGCTCGCCGCGGCACCGTCACCGTCGCCGTCGGCCAAGAGGAAGGCGGAGGGCGTCAAGACGGAGGCGGACGCCACCGACAAGAGGAGCTGGATGAGCTCCGCGCAGCTCTGGACCTGCGGGAGCCACAGCACCGCAAGCACCAGCACCAGCAATGGCGGCAGCGACAGGAAGCAGGCCCAAAAG GTGTCCAGTGCATTCATGCCACTGAATGGCATGCCAGTCTTCGCAAAATCATCGGAGGTACCAGAGGCGGCCACCATGGCAGTCCCGGACCTGTCCCTGTCATCACCTGCGATCGATGTGCCGGGCCCGGCCGCCCCGAGCGCCAACAGCAGCGCTGTCACGGACGCCGGTGAGCAGCAGCGGCAGCAGTCCCGCAAGGCCAGGAGGTGCTGGTCGCCGGAGCTGCACCGCCGATTCGTCGCGGCGCTCCAGCGCCTCGGCGGCCCCCATG TTGCCACTCCGAAGCAAATCAGGGACATGATGAAGGTGGATGGGCTCACGAATGATGAGGTCAAGAGCCATCTGCAG AAATACAGGCTACACACGCGGCGAAAATCCAACGGCGATCGGCAGCAGCGGTCCGCCGGCGTGTGGCCACCGCCGGAGCAGTACACCACGTCGCAGCACAGCACGTCGCAGCCGGGCTCGCCCCTGCATCTGACAACCGGGTCCAGCCGCGACGTGTCGGCGACCGCTGGAGACAGCTgcgacggcggcgaggaggaggacggcAAGTCGGCGAGCTTCAGCTGGGAGATGCAGCAGAACGGCACGAaggcggcgtcgtcgtcgtcgtcttga